In the Malaya genurostris strain Urasoe2022 chromosome 1, Malgen_1.1, whole genome shotgun sequence genome, one interval contains:
- the LOC131435317 gene encoding zinc finger protein 845-like has translation MQMAISGSCNFCPGLCTGPFRHVLAVTEEHEELINYALHKLNPSTSLGQPSYTTCDKCRRTLIRQLLIPESCFQIRPRAEMVEVKVEPDSANESSDDERSDNETSVDSEETYFPLEPETEMRIKGENGEVFVISGMGEEKVEMGDLNKVFGDFMEPTKKLKSIRRKKTENDLDGLSLKKDRSFPIRHRCPYCDKGFADKCLMTTHIRWHTGEKPYKCKYCGKGFCENSKLTLHLRTHTGERPFACPHCPKTFTQSVTLKIHIRVHTRETPYVCEYCDRGFTQSYNLTVHLRTQHNQITVYRGREVGVTPEHRCHICGKVYRSAKSFRLHEKLHFTGKLFDCHHCGKKYTYVHKCKKSGGDEKNRVYSCKLCGQEFKHQQSVVYHMSSKHKRFESGLGDLMQNDFPVTNEDEAICGS, from the exons ATGCAAATGGCAAT CTCTGGATCATGCAATTTCTGTCCCGGCTTATGTACCGGGCCCTTTCGACACGTGTTAGCCGTGACGGAAGAACACGAGGAATTAATAAATTATGCTCTCCATAAATTGAACCCTTCAACATCACTAGGACAACCCAGTTACACTACCTGTGACAAATGTCGTCGAACACTCATTCGACAACTTTTGATTCCCGAGAGTTGCTTTCAAATTCGACCAAGGGCCGAAATGGTTGAGGTCAAGGTAGAACCAGATTCGGCTAATGAAAGTTCCGATGATGAGCGTTCAGATAATGAAACATCAGTAGACAGTGAGGAAACATATTttcctctggaaccggaaacagAAATGCGTATCAAAGGCGAGAATGGAGAGGTTTTTGTCATCAGCGGAATGGGCGAAGAAAAAGTTGAAATGGGAGATTTGAATAAAGTTTTCGGAGATTTCATGGaaccaactaaaaaattaaaaagcattcgacgaaaaaaaactgaaaatgaccTTGATGGATTATCTTTGAAGAAAGATCGTTCGTTCCCCATTCGACATCGATGTCCTTACTGTGATAAGGGGTTTGCTGACAAGTGTCTGATGACGACTCATATTCGGTGGCACACAG GAGAAAAGCCATACAAATGCAAATATTGCGGTAAAGGATTCTGTGAAAATTCCAAACTAACACTACACCTACGAACCCACACAG gtgaGCGTCCCTTCGCATGTCCACACTGCCCAAAGACTTTCACCCAGTCTGTGACGCTGAAAATACACATCCGGGTACACACCCGCGAGACCCCGTACGTGTGCGAGTACTGTGACCGAGGTTTCACTCAATCCTACAATTTGACGGTACACCTGCGAACTCAGCACAATCAGATTACGGTGTACCGTGGGCGCGAAGTAGGTGTCACCCCAGAGCATAGGTGTCATATATGTGGTAAGGTCTATCGGTCGGCGAAAAGCTTCCGACTGCATGAGAAGCTGCACTTCACTGGGAAACTGTTCGATTGTCATCACTGCGGCAAAAAGTATACCTACGTGCACAAATGTAAGAAGTCCGGAGGAGACGAGAAGAATAGGGTTTATTCGTGTAAGTTGTGTGGCCAAGAGTTCAAACACCAACAAAGCGTAGTGTATCATATGAGCAGTAAGCACAAACGGTTCGAAAGCGGGTTGGGAGACTTGATGCAGAATGATTTTCCAGTGACGAACGAAGATGAAGCGATTTGCGGGAGCTGA